The following are from one region of the Shinella sp. PSBB067 genome:
- a CDS encoding LysR substrate-binding domain-containing protein, whose amino-acid sequence MRNLSRVHLNGLRALEAVGRLGSLQAAAGELGVTVGAVSQQVIKAEEQLGRTIFERTARGMRETAFGGPFLARLSAGFRQLSEAVATTRRRDDAILTISVAPIFASRWLIHRIDRFSAAHPDIGLRIEASTSLVDLARSDVDLGIRVGPGNWPGVTAEFLMPQVMFPVCAPALADTLRMPEDLADQPAVIDGNDAFTWERWLAAAGLDVPPPKARHVFSDASLCLDAALSGQGVLLAYPVLASWALKEGRLVAPFPIRVETGMGYYFVTAPGLPEPRKVSAFKRWLRAAMAEDADGYAGAVIPARPAAPPSSP is encoded by the coding sequence ATGAGAAACCTCAGCCGCGTGCACCTGAACGGCCTGCGGGCGCTGGAGGCGGTGGGCCGGCTCGGCTCGCTGCAGGCGGCGGCCGGGGAACTGGGCGTCACCGTCGGAGCGGTCAGCCAGCAGGTCATCAAGGCGGAAGAACAGCTCGGCCGGACGATCTTCGAGCGCACCGCCCGCGGCATGCGCGAGACGGCGTTCGGCGGCCCGTTCCTCGCGCGTCTTTCGGCGGGTTTCCGCCAGCTTTCCGAGGCGGTCGCCACCACGCGGCGGCGGGACGATGCGATCCTGACCATCTCCGTCGCGCCGATCTTCGCCTCCCGCTGGCTCATCCACCGCATCGACCGCTTCAGCGCCGCCCATCCCGATATCGGCCTGCGCATCGAGGCCTCGACGAGCCTCGTCGACCTCGCGCGTTCCGATGTCGACCTCGGCATCCGCGTCGGGCCGGGCAACTGGCCGGGCGTCACGGCCGAGTTCCTGATGCCGCAGGTCATGTTCCCGGTCTGCGCCCCGGCGCTGGCGGACACGCTGCGCATGCCGGAGGACCTTGCCGACCAGCCCGCCGTCATCGACGGCAACGATGCCTTCACCTGGGAGCGCTGGCTGGCGGCGGCGGGCCTCGACGTGCCGCCGCCCAAGGCCCGGCACGTCTTTTCCGATGCCTCGCTGTGCCTCGACGCGGCGCTGTCGGGGCAGGGCGTGCTGCTTGCCTATCCGGTGCTCGCCTCCTGGGCGCTGAAGGAGGGGCGGCTCGTCGCGCCGTTCCCGATCCGGGTGGAGACCGGCATGGGCTACTATTTCGTCACGGCCCCGGGCCTGCCGGAGCCGCGCAAGGTCTCGGCCTTCAAGCGCTGGCTGCGCGCGGCCATGGCGGAAGATGCGGACGGCTATGCCGGCGCGGTCATTCCTGCTCGGCCTGCCGCGCCTCCATCATCGCCTTGA